Genomic DNA from bacterium:
AATTCTTCTAAAAGTGTGAAATAGTAGTTAGGAACAGGCCCATGTTCAATTTTTCTATATGGTAAACCACTCATGCTTGCATGAGTGGTATAAAACCATGCAAAATCTGCTAAATACAAAAGTTTAGCAAGTTTTGTTTTTGGCAATTTTCCATCTCCTGCAGTATTTCGCAAAAAGGCAAAAAGCATCTGTTCGTATTTTTTATATTTTTGTCCGTCGTCTAATAAAAGATCTTCAATGGTTACATTAAATAATTTACTAAGCACACCGAATTCTGTAAGCGATAACTCTCGTTTACCCTGTTCCAATGAAATATAAGAGGGCCTAGAAATGCCTAATTCTGTTGCCACTTCCTCTTGTGAAAAATTATTTTTCCTGCGCAGTTCTTT
This window encodes:
- a CDS encoding DUF4065 domain-containing protein yields the protein MTTIYAQRIKELRRKNNFSQEEVATELGISRPSYISLEQGKRELSLTEFGVLSKLFNVTIEDLLLDDGQKYKKYEQMLFAFLRNTAGDGKLPKTKLAKLLYLADFAWFYTTHASMSGLPYRKIEHGPVPNYYFTLLEELEGDGKISIQPKGKAYLIAETRSGQKVEDNLLSIKEKKLIKEIAQKWRNKDTEEIVKFTHNQLPYTFADKGAVIPYELITQEDPDHVY